The DNA region GCGAGGTCGGCATGGGTGGTCCACGACACCGGACCGTCCTGCGGGGCACGGACCTCACCCGTCCGGAAGGCGTCACCCATCAGGAACCGGGCGCTGTCGGCGTAGAAGCCGTTGCGCAGCGCCGTGAAGGCCAGTCCCGACGCCGCGAGCATCGCCTCGGTCGCGGCGTGCGTCCACATCGGGGGAAAGAGCGAGTCGGGGCTGGCCGCCATGTGGCTCGTATACACTACGCGCCCGGCGCCGGCCTGCCGCGCGGCCTCTGCCACGTTGCCGTGCAGGCGCACTCCCTCGTCCCCCAGTTGGCCGGACGACATCAGGAGCACCTGCGACGCGCCCCCGAACGCCCGGCTCAGGGCGTCCACGTCGGCGAAATCGCCCGGCTGCACACGCACGCCCCGCGCCTCCAGATCCTGCGCCCGGCCGGGATCACGGACACTGACGCCCACCCGCTCGGCCGGGACCCGGCGCAGCAGTTCTTCGACGATGAGACGGCCCAGTCTGCCCGTCGCTCCGGTCACAATGATCATAGATTGCCCCCAGGGACAGCCGTCCTGGCCGTCTTTATCAATGATAACATAATAGGAATATTAATGGTAACAATCTTTGCTTCAGCTGTGTCGCGTCTATAGTCGGGACTATGACGGACCCGCGACCCGAGGATGCACCCGGCGGCCAGGACGCGCTGCGGTCCCGCATCCTGGCCGCCGCCACCGCACTCCTGAACCGTGAGGGCCGCGACGCCCTGACCACCCGCACGGTGGCGGCCG from Deinococcus sp. Leaf326 includes:
- a CDS encoding NAD(P)H-binding protein, which translates into the protein MIIVTGATGRLGRLIVEELLRRVPAERVGVSVRDPGRAQDLEARGVRVQPGDFADVDALSRAFGGASQVLLMSSGQLGDEGVRLHGNVAEAARQAGAGRVVYTSHMAASPDSLFPPMWTHAATEAMLAASGLAFTALRNGFYADSARFLMGDAFRTGEVRAPQDGPVSWTTHADLAGAAAAVLTGEAQFDGPTPPLVNPEALDLAQLADLLAESTGRAGRRAVVPEADFAAELGARGLSPERAAVTLGLFAAAHRGEFASPDPTLGTLLGRAPESMRAVLARQLAGA